In Mesoplodon densirostris isolate mMesDen1 chromosome 5, mMesDen1 primary haplotype, whole genome shotgun sequence, a single window of DNA contains:
- the CLDN17 gene encoding claudin-17, with protein sequence MASNPLQIAGLVLGFFGMVGTLATTLLPQWRVSAFVGSNIIVFERIWEGLWMNCIRQVKVRLQCKFYNSLLALPPALDTARALMCVAVALSLIALIIGISGMKKFQCKGSNERVKAYLVGTSGVLFILTGIFVLIPVCWTANIIISDFYNPAVHIGQKRELGAALFLGWATTAVLFIGGGLLCGFCCCNRKKQKNRYQVTGHPMPYTDKGHGTVLSKTSTSYV encoded by the coding sequence ATGGCATCTAACCCGCTGCAAATCGCTGGACTGGTTCTTGGGTTCTTCGGCATGGTGGGGACACTGGCCACAACACTTCTGCCTCAGTGGAGAGTATCAGCTTTTGTTGGCAGCAACATTATTGTCTTTGAAAGAATCTGGGAAGGGCTCTGGATGAACTGCATCCGACAAGTCAAGGTTAGGTTGCAGTGCAAGTTCTACAATTCTTTGCTGGCTCTCCCACCTGCCCTGGACACAGCCCGTGCCCTCATGTGTGTAGCTGTTGCCTTATCTCTGATTGCTCTGATTATTGGCATCTCCGGCATGAAGAAGTTTCAGTGCAAAGGCTCTAATGAGAGGGTTAAAGCATATCTTGTGGGGACTTCTGGAGTTCTCTTTATCCTGACGGGCATCTTCGTTCTCATTCCAGTGTGCTGGACAGCCAATATCATCATCAGTGATTTCTACAACCCAGCCGTCCACATAGGTCAGAAACGAGAGCTGGGAGCGGCACTCTTCCTTGGCTGGGCAACTACCGCTGTCCTCTTCATCGGAGGGGGTCTGCTTTGTGGGTTCTGCTGTTGCAacagaaagaagcaaaagaaCAGATATCAAGTCACTGGGCATCCTATGCCATACACAGATAAGGGACATGGGACAGTGCTTAGTAAGACCTCCACCAGTTATGTCTAA